Sequence from the Panicum virgatum strain AP13 chromosome 5N, P.virgatum_v5, whole genome shotgun sequence genome:
TGGATTCTAGCCCAGAAGACCACAAAGTTTACCATCAAGTTCTAGGTGACCGAATCATTCACAGGCTCAATCTCCTATTCCAGTTGGCTACGAATTCCACAATAAAACAGTTTACTAGATTCAAGCGTCCCATCATAGATGTATGTTCACAAACGCGTGCAATTGATTGCGGTTTCTTTGCACTTAAATTCATGGAGCTTTGGAATGGTGAATCTTTCCATTTTCCAATCCTAGCAGTAAGGCTTATCATTCTTCACCAAATTCATCACTTGCTATTCTTTTAATTCCTCCATCTCATCCTGTTCCACAACAAAATCCAGGAAAACATATGGCAGTACAAGTCTCAGCTCCTCTTCTATGGCATCTACCATCCGATCAACAAGATTGAGAAGCTCCCTGCTGGACTCGAAGCATATAGGCCTCGCCTGTGATCCTCATCATTGATCCTTGTTTTCCAACAAAATGTGTACTAGTGAATAAGTTCGATGCCACTTGTTTTTCTACTGCCCACAATAAATTATTTCATGTTGGTTGTATGGACACCAGAGGTTGTACTAAAGTTTTCATGGAACCTGTTTCCCTATTTTTATTCCAGTTCAATTGATTTGTCATATCACTATTTTTGTCAGTTTGGCCACAAATTTCATTTCTACTCATATTACCAGATGTCTTGTCAGTCGTTACTAGCTGGAGAAAAGCTATCCTTTCAGGTTTTAAGGCCTCTTAATTTAATATAGGGATTCTCTGTAACATAAACTTGGTTACGATAATATTGaataaacaacaaattaaagtCTAACAAAACACTCATCTCATCATGGACACAAATCTTTCATGATGCACTCATCTCCTTAGTGCTGTGCATTCTTGGACTAGCTAAGGATCAAATTGCACCAATTTTATACGTACAGATTGCCCTACCTGAACCAATATCATCAAAATTTCTCATGACTTTATGAGACTTCTAATATAGTAAGCCAACAGAGAAGTGGCAACTTACTGTTACGAGACAACCAAAAACTCTCCAAATACATGAAGTTCCAACAGTAATGCTCCCCAAATACAGTAAACTATTACGAGAATTCAGTTTCAGAACTAACATGAGGTATGCAAATTCTAATAAACATAACACACTTAGTTCGAACACAGTAATCTGTTACAATGTTTCAAAACACGAAGCGCTTGAAAATTATGGTAAAACAAAATCATTGATCCCAATTTAATTATTCTATCAATGTATACGCCTTATGCCACATCATCAAAATCGTCTTCCAGTTGCCTTTTGGTCGGTGGTCTCCCCCTCTTCCGTCCCATCTTGCCCCGCAGACTCCCGCTGGCTCCTCTTTTCTTTCCTGCATTTTCCGGGTTAAGATCACAGCTTGTGCTATAATGTCCCAAAAATCCACAGTATCCACATGTCCGTTTCCCCTCTGCCTTATTGGTGCTTGCATCATCATTAACAACTTGCTTCCCACCACGCTTTCTACCCTTTGTAGCTGCCTCCTTTGGTGCAGAATTTGAGATTTGGATTTCATCTAGAATTGGTGGAGCACGCGGTTGGCCTCCAGGTTCATTTGCCACATCCTGTTCACCCTGATTAGCTTGAGGTTCATCTTCAGTTCCAGAAGACCCACCTTGGGAATATGAACACTCCCCCCTATTTGATGGCCCAGTATCTCTTGCAATAGCTTCACCCCACTCAGCTAATGCAGTCATCTGTTCACAAGCTTTCTCAAACCCAAAACTTGTTTTGCGGCATGCCCTCACAGCCGTCATTGCGATTTCTACTAGCTTCTTGGTTTTGTGTTGTTCACTTTCGCATGCCGTTTCTGTTGTCACTATGTCATGTCTGTCCCATGTTACCATACTCCTCGCACCCCTAGTGTATCTCTTCATTATATAATCTGAAGGTATATTGTCAATCTGAAGGTGTGTGAAGGCTTTAATAAGATGGGCGCAGAACAATCCTACAATAAGCAAATCCACAATTGTCAGAAACCACCTTAAACTAACAAATTCTACAGTGAAACTTTTTTAAAACGACCTCTATATTACCTGTATGCTCCCATGTCTTGCACTCGCACGTATATGTCCCAAATCTTACATCAGCCTCCACTCTGAATGAATGTTGAAACCATGCATACTTCCATGACTGATTTGtgtgtgtcactaggtaaacaTCAACCTCGTTTGGATGAGGATCAATACGGAATGCAGTACTGTATATATAAGTTTCCCTATACTTTTTGTACACAGCTCGTGTATACACCCTGCTCAAATGGGCATCAAAGGGTTGCATTGTCAACCGCAAGTTACCAGCCTGTTTCATATACAACCACATAAAACAATGTGTCTCAGTTACAAATAGATTTGTTATAAATTCCAAAAGAAGTTTGTAAAAATATTGatggtaatttagatacaaaaAATGATTGTCATTTTTTTACCTGAGACCAATGGGTTTCTCCAGCCGCCGCGTGGTTTGTGCGTTGAATGAAGTCTAGCATCCTGCGTGCAAATTTACTCATGCATGTCATATGTCCTGTGAAGCCACTACTCTTGATCATCTTATTAACACTTTCACTTCTTTGTGTAGAGGTCATCCTCCCACAGTACAAGGGTTTGAAGTAAGCAGCAACCCACAGGTGCCTACTATCCCAAAGCCCCTTAATAGTATCATCCTTCTGTAAGCCATACTCATCCACTAGCTCCTTCCATGCTGCCTCAAACTCTGTAGGTGTTAAAGGGTGATTGATTACAGTGAGGAGCTTTATATTCAAACCATCATGTAGTTTGTACAATTTTCTCAGCTCCCATCTATACTTCTTCAGCATGTGCCAACGACACAACCTGTGTTGTGTTTTCTTGAATACCTTCTGGATCGCGGCCGCCATTGCGCTATCCTGATCTGTAACACAATAAAGGTCACAAAGTTACCAGACATTCATCTTTTTGTGGGTACTCAAGAAAATCATTTTCAACGATTTCTCACCTGTAAGTATACATCTTGGGTCGCGACTTCCAGTCATACAGTTTTGGAATGCCCTAAACAGCCACTCAAAAGTGTTAGCTTGCTCGTCCTGCAACAGTGCTTGCCCAAACACGACGTTCTGCAGTTGATGGTTTGACCCAACAAACATAGCTAAAGGCATGCTATACACGTTGGTTTTGTACGTCGTGTCGAATGTAACGACATCTCCAAAATCTCTATATTCTGCACGCTGGCTGGCATGGCTCCAAAACACATTCTTTATCACATTTTGCTCATCCACCTGCACCTCATAGTAGAAATATTCGTTTTGGCCCTTCATCTCACTAAAGAACTCAAGCAGCTtcggtatatcattttccctctcctccctcgcaGCTGCAGCTTTCCTGAATTCATGAAAGAATTTATCACATCAAGGGCACTTACATGTATTCGACAATGTCATGCtcaacaaaaaataaaataaaatttgttacCTATTTCTCAAGTCCATCTCAGTGAATGTGAAGTTTTGCCTCCCACCATATAACTCAGACAACACATTTACTGTAGTGTTGTGGGAAGCATCACACCTATGCATCTGATCAACAACCTCCATGACTATTGGGTCTTTGTTCTTCTTCAACCTCAGGTATTGCGTTACACTTGGTGATGGATGCAGTGGATGGTTGTGCTCCAACCTTTTCCTCTCAAAGAACCAATAGTCCTTTTTCTTGTTCCATTTAACCTTCACAAAAGCCTTGCACTCACACCTCATGGACATTCTCTCACGTACCCTCTCCTCACCCGGCTTGTAGTAATCCCAGTGCCCTTGTTTATTACACGATAACTCCAGTACAGTAGTTCTAGTCCTGGTTATGCGAACACCAAATCCTGCCTTGCCCGCGTAGAACTTGTAAAATTCTTCGGCTTCATCTTTGCTGTCAAAACGGAACTCCTCATTTGGCACGATTGTCTCTGGCAACAAGGGATCCTGAGAAAATGAACACAAATTTATAAGCTATTTCCATCCAATCACTAAAAAACAAGCCTGAAACTAGCAACATTCATTCAGATACAAGGTACACAAATTCAGAAGCTATTTCCATCTAATCTCGAAATAAAAACAGCGTGAAACCATGCTAAAACATTTTTTGCCTTCATGCATCGCTGTTTCCTAGTACTACTCACAACAAGCTAGATATGATATATGAGTCACGCTTGTTATCTTCAATATTAGTGCAACCAATCAGATATATCAGAAAATTAGTTCAGGATCAGCACACTTACGTGCGTGTACGTCCTCTCCGCTTCAGGCGTTGCCATGGTTCCCGGGGACACGGCTTGCAGCGGAGTCACCTGAGCCAACCTTGTGGGATTTATAGCAGGCAACGGCCCTGGGCATGGCGACTCATCATGACTACTCGGCGCAGTGCCGT
This genomic interval carries:
- the LOC120674797 gene encoding protein FAR1-RELATED SEQUENCE 5-like encodes the protein MDYVTQTASGAISACCTAGDSATPPAMVIRSGLPTRESAESMEFRCSALPATPQTHGTAPSSHDESPCPGPLPAINPTRLAQVTPLQAVSPGTMATPEAERTYTHDPLLPETIVPNEEFRFDSKDEAEEFYKFYAGKAGFGVRITRTRTTVLELSCNKQGHWDYYKPGEERVRERMSMRCECKAFVKVKWNKKKDYWFFERKRLEHNHPLHPSPSVTQYLRLKKNKDPIVMEVVDQMHRCDASHNTTVNVLSELYGGRQNFTFTEMDLRNRKAAAAREERENDIPKLLEFFSEMKGQNEYFYYEVQVDEQNVIKNVFWSHASQRAEYRDFGDVVTFDTTYKTNVYSMPLAMFVGSNHQLQNVVFGQALLQDEQANTFEWLFRAFQNCMTGSRDPRCILTGEKSLKMIFLSTHKKMNVW